Genomic window (Pristiophorus japonicus isolate sPriJap1 chromosome 9, sPriJap1.hap1, whole genome shotgun sequence):
ccttccataaactgggccaaaattctctggagtttagaagaatgagaggtgatctcattgaaatgtataacattcttagagggcttgacagggtagatgctgagaggttgttttccccggctggagagtctagagctagggggcatagtctcaaagcaaggtgtcagtcatttaggactgagatgaggagaaatttcttcagttagagggttgtgaatctttgaaattatctcccccaaagggctgtggatgctcagtcattgagtaaaaTCAAGACTGAGATCATTAGATTTTTAGGCaccaagggaattaagggatatagggaccggctgggaaagtggagttgaggtagaagatcagccatgatcttattgaattgtggagcaggctcaagggggcatatggtatactcctgctcctatttcttatgttcttacgttatgttcttttgccattcactgtGCCAAGATATCTCTTTCCTTCACTGACTCCAATACGAGAGAGCTGACATAAGGGACGGTGGGAGGGAAGTCAGTCTATTTTGCAAGCCCATGTTCCCTTTTTCCTCCAGTATAAGTTCTCTAAACAGAACGTGTTTCAGACTGATTCAGGTACATTCATTATTTTGCTCTAACctatttaaaatgttatttttaataTATATGTGTCCTTTATAAAACCTGGTTTAAAAAATCTTAGAAAGAGACAATGGGAATGAACTGACTATAGTAGGTTCCTATTCGAAAAGAGGCTGAATTCCCAAGTTACTTAAGAAAAATTGGCAGCTACTGAAAATCaacaaaaataaacaaataaacagCACAGCCATGCATTGTATCATCTGCATGCTACCTTCCTACTGCAATCAACACATCCTGGCCTGTTTCTGCACTAACTATTAATTTAAATATAACTAAACATGTTCTACATTTGTATTGGAGATACTGCTTGCTGTATTTAAGTGAAAAACATAGCACTTAATGTGTTGTCAGTTTTATTCCAGTACTgtttcctatcatcatcatcataggcagtccctcgaagcaagaatgacttgcttccacaccaaaaagggatgagtttacaggtgtttcaacgaaggacctaatattccagatcccgaactacatcttggaaggtggaagatgcctgtgcttggatttttttaacgtatggtggctgttgcacaccagccaccacatgggcttgacagaactaggtcttggtccagtggcaaggattaaccaactcgacgggagaccagctctgctacacggacctagtgcgcacacatatcgcagtatgggctggtccatgctgcccctgggcccttgcctcttctgggccccagacacacgcctctcctgagccccggtcacttccttctacaaactcttgccgctccttcacccctcctgctgtgcctgcccgcactgctatcagtgacctggctttgcagccgtcgccctcctgcagtggtatgctgccgcccgctgctccctctgatagccctggcctgctgatggtcttgcaggctaggACCGCGCCGATTTCTAGGCCGGGCCACCGCACACTGCGACAGTGactattcaaaagtacttcattggctgtaaagtgctttgggatgtcctgaggtcgtgaaaggtgctatataaatgcaagtctttcttttttctttctttatcactcCCTTTATGTCAACCACATACCATAAGTGAAACAACTAGGTGATATATGTAAAAATAGTGTAGTGTTCCTCTAAAGGGATTTCAGTTTCATAGAGGACATGCTTCATTATACGATTACATCTCTCCTGTTCGAATACTCGGTATCACATTGGAAAAGTAATGAAGGAAAAATTCGAGTAGCGGCAGTTTCCGACACGATGCCAACGTACAGCCAAAAACTTCGGCTAAAGGCTCGATCGAGATTGGGCCTCACCTGCACCTGGAGCTGCGGATGCCAATCAGGCCTTCTAATGCAGCTCGCTAGTTGGAGCCTCACCATGCCTTGACCCTTCCGCTGTGCATTTGTGCAATTCCCATTTGCGTGTAATGTCCGTCAGATTATGGATGGAGGTTAGTAGCAATTACATACATTAGCAGACAGCAACCATCTGTTCCCTACAACTGTTGTCCTGATGTAGTTGACCACACACATACACGTGCCCAcggacatacacacagacacacaaacagaaGTAAATATGCTTTAATTTTGTTTGTATACATTTTTATTTCACATGAAAGCTTCAGATTACATAGATTACCTGCACATTATCTATAACTCATGGTTTGCCTATATGGTGAATGCAACTACATAGACACCTAAGTAAATTGACAACATTAGTGTTATAAGCAAACTTTCAGTGAATCCAATGTTTCCCTTACTTAGTAAATCTAACAAATACAGGTCTCCTTGTAACTTTAACTCACTAGTTGTTCCTGTGGACTAAACTAATATGCATTAATTAAATTATGTATCACACAAATATTTGAGAAAGATTGAATGTTTTATAACCAGCTATCTCTCATAAATGGAAAATAAATGAATTACCAATAGTTTATTAAGCAAGTCACTGTAATCATAGCAAGGCACAAAACGGTTGACAAAGGTAACCTTTCCTATTAGTCTTCGGCATATGGCATTGTACATATACTTTAATTTCTTGGAAATATAACAAAGAATGCTCCGAGCAGTAAGAAACAAAACAGATCTTCTCAATTAAATTGTATTTTGTTCCACATCTTTACTTTGAGTGGTAGTTTGACGAGTAGACGAATAGGTTAACATGTGGTGCAGGTCTTGCATGTTATGATACGTACCATGTATTTTAAATAATTAGTCACAGTAGAAGTCGATAgcctgagcggaaatttaaaaaaaatggaaacATCAGATTCTAAAACCAATTAATTACGAAATCCTTAAACATTGTCATTATGAACCATCAGTCAGTAATTAAGAAAAATACAGTGTCATTATAAAATGAATAATTCAATGCATTTCCCACATCAGTCAGTATAGCTTTAATACATTCAAATGTGAGAAAGGCTTTTCTGAGCAAGACTGTACGTGgaaatataaaattcttaaggggcttgacaggatagatgctgggaggatgtttcacctggctggggagtctagaactaggggtcacagtctcagtataaggggtcagccatttaagactgagatgagcagacatttcttcactcaaagtgttgtaggtctttgtaattctctactccagagggctgtggatgctcagtcgttgagtatattcaagacagagatcgatagattcttggatactgaaggaatcaagggatatggggatagggtggacaAGTGGAGTtgtagtagaagatcagccatgatcttattgaatggtggagtaggctcgaggggccgaatggcctacttctgctcctaattcttatgttcttatgaaagaaatTTTATCAGTAATATTTGTAGTTATATTGAACAGTTAATGAATAGGTTAACATGTGAAGCGGGTCTTGCATGTCATGATATGTACCATGTATTTTAAATAATTGTGATTTATATTGGGCCTATTGCACATTTTGTAGCATCTATTGAAAACGCATCAAATTTCAAGTAAAGACAGCAATTCTAAATGTGAAGAGTCAAGCGAATTAAATCCAATTGAGCACAGTTAAAATAGCCCAAGCAGTTGAAGGAAATCTGTCCCATTTAAATGAACAGCCATTAATAATATTtattgtaaatattgttgttgCTATAACGTATTTTGTTAACTTTTGTTAAATGTGATTGTCTTTATCAAAATCAATCCAATTCCTCGCAAGTCTTTGTTTTTTATACTTTCACAAATAAAAAAAACATATTAATTTCTCAGCTGTGCATTCATTATTTCATCACCTATCGAAAATACTTTTGGGTTATGCTGGAAAAAGAGTTAAAATATTTATTAAAAACAAAAAGTACTATCAACAGTCTATCAACAGAAAAGATAGGAGCTTAGAAATGCCAGGGGTGAGGCAAAACTCCCGACTGCCACAGTGGTCTTATTCTGACCCGTTCCTTAATCCATGGGGCTCAATCATTAACATATTTTGGCAAGGGTACTTCACCAGTAGTGGCACTACAGGAACACCAACCCAGCAGAACTGGTGAGATTTTacatcggaacataggaacaggagtaggccattcagcccctcgagcctgttctgtcattgaatgagatcatggctgatctgtatcctaactccatctgcctgccttggctccatatcccttaatactcttggCTAGAAAAatgctattgatctcagatttagaaTTATTAATTGAACTATCATCGACtgatttttgtgggagagagttccacaattcaaccgccctttgtgtgaagaagtatttcctaacttctctcctgaatgtcctggctctggttttaagattatgttcccatgtcctagactccccccaccagcagaaaaagtttctctctatctacccaatcaattcctttcaaaatcctcaaAACCTCACtcgaatcaccccttaatcttcaatattccaaggaatacaagcctagtttatgtaatcttttCTCGTCATTTAACCTTTGGAGCCCTGGGTATATTCTGGTGATTTTGCGCTGCACTGCACTGTATTTTGAAGTGAGTCATTGCCACTGCAGTGGAGAAGGCCACAGGCAGTCTGGCCAAAGATTTGAAAGAAGATCCATGTCTCTTCTGCTGCTCATTGGTAGGATGGTAGACCTCAGATTCAAACAAAAATAATTCTCTGCTGCTTGAATTCTAGTTACTGAGTCctgcatacaacaacaacaacttgcatttatatagggcctttaaagtagtaaaacatcccaaggcgcttcacaggagcgttatcagataaaatttgacactgaaccacataaagagatattagggcaggtggccaaaagcttgatctgagaagtaggtattaaggagcgacttaacgcaggagagagaggcggagagatttagggagggaattccagagcttagggcctgtgtAACTGAAGGCATGACCACTAATGTTGGAGAGAtagaaatcggggatgtgcaaatggccagaattggaggagtgcagagatcttgcctGCTTCCTCTTGTATGTACCCTTGGCCATAATGGGCATATCTGGCACGATTTCCAGGGGAGTCCAGGAACAACCCCATCCCTCAACACACCCATTGAAGGTTGCTGCGCTACCCAGGAAGAGGCAGAGATCCGGCAGAGAAAGGCTTTGTCCCAATTTTCAGCCCAGCTGCTTCCAGGCTGACTTTCACCTCAAAAACGAGTAGAAGTTCTGGCTAGGTAAAATTGGAGACTCTTTGTCGGACCTGAAAAGCTATATTGAGACACGGAGAAGTAGAGTGCTTCCCCACAGGGAAAGGAAATTGGGGAAATCAAGCCATTCTCATATGGTTGTTGATGACTAATTTAAAAGTGGCATTAACAGGGCCAGACAAAGCTGTGTGCAAGGGAAGGGGGTTGGGGGTTGTACAGAGTGTAATCTgataagagaaaaaaaacatatttGTAATTATTTGTGAAAGAGCTAAAATATAGATTCTGACTTTATAGATGTTCCCAAAGGCATCAATGAAGTACTCACAGTTGTAGGAAGCTCCACTGTTTTGTTTTGGAATACATGTTGCTCGTTGACCATAGTGCTGGGGAAATAAGCTACCATGCCCACCTGATCTACATACTCATCATCACTGTAAATCTGTCAAGAAAGAGCCAACATCTTAATGTGAACCAGAACATACAAAGAGCCTGCAAATTATCACTGAAATGCCTGCTTTCCATTTTCTATGCAAAAATGCATTCACTTACACTGCCAGACCAGAACTCACCACCATTACCGTGCCGTACCAGTTTGGAGTAGATGTACATCAACTGTCCTTCCTTAAGATTTAGAAACCTGCAGTCTGGTGCATTGTAATCGTCAACTACCTGGCCAATTGAGATAACATCTGAAAGGCAAACCATTCATTTTACTTGAACCCCAGAGAGTCTAAAGGATTTTCAGATATTTTTTGCCTCAGCACAAAATGACAACTTGAGAAGCTAACCCAGTATAAAATATGTGCTGTGTTACTTTTACAATGCCTCAGTGGATAAGGGCAAACCGAGGGCCGATATTTAAGCTAATCTGACTTTGGTCTGCCTTTGCCCTTTCTTTAAAAAATTCATTATGGCACTGTCAAAAAAAACCACAATGTCAAATCCCTGAAGCCTGACTTTCAATTTTCAAATATTGGCAGTGAGACCAGGACAAGACTGACATCTGCGTAGTGCAAGCTCGAATAAGCTCAGATTTCTTCTCAAATGGCAGAATTTGCACTTCTTGGGTGGCAGGAATGCTGGATCGGAGATAATTTTTCATTTGCCATTAACTTCTGTAGGGAATCAGTCTCTGTAATTGATCACCTCTGGCTCAGAATTTGGGGCACTTTGAAGTGAAATTAATATCTGAATGGAGGCCAGTTTTGGTGCTTTGTAGAAAATAACTTTTCAGAGTAGCTTGATACGAAGTAACAATACTAGCAGATCACTGGGCAATATGAAAGGGTCACAAACTGAAATCCTATGCAAGCTTACCTCATTGGGTAAGTTTGGCTTACTATGTAAAAGCACAGCATGCCATTTTAGGTGCAACGTAAATTGGCAAGATTTGGTTAGGTATGTATCCTGTGTTGACTGCTAAAGGAGCAGTATTAACAGTGACTGAGAAGGTCTTTTATTTGTAAGACTGGTGTGCTGTTCCAGTATTCCAGGGCAGTAATAGTTAGATTATAATGTGGAAAAAGTTGTGAAAACATATTCAAAAGTTGAGCAAATTTTCAATAGCTGCTGAATGTAGAATGCATTAATGTATTAGTAATAACAATGAACATGCAAACATAGGGAAACTTAAATGTTTTTCAATTTCCTTCCTGAAAAGTGAAAAAAATCTACTTACAAATACATTCCTCATCAGCGCAGGCTTTCTTCTCTGCAAGCTTGTCCATGTAATCTGCTTTTGCAACTTGTGTCAATCCAAGATACAAAAGTGGAAATAGACAACAGGCAAGCTGTGCCATTTTAATTTCACAGTTTGTAATCTTTTCCCTTTCTCTACGTGCTTCAAGATTGCTTGGATTAAATCTCTCCTTGCCAGACACTTTGAGCTTTCCCCTTAAAAGCAGAAGCCAAACATCTGGATAAACATTTGCCACCAATGACATTTCACGCAATAGAATCCACAGACTTGGCTGAGACAGGAGGAGGGCCAGCAAAGGAACGCAGACAGTTTTGTTTACTTGAGTAGCTTTCCTATTTTGTGGTAAATATTTATGGATAACTAAATGTGAAAGAATTGGCCAGCTCATATCTTGGAAGAACATTAGAAAAGCTTCAGAACTGCACAtttatataaaagaggtcagatggTTTAATTGAAGCATTTTTAAAAGTTGTGATTTGTAAACATAGGTTGCACAGCCTCTGTTAAATTTGGATACAACACCCAAATGCAAGAGGACAAATAAGTTTCTCCTTGCACAGGATAGAAAGTTATGTTTTACATTTTTAATCTATAAGATTTTTTTTCTCCACCAATTATATtcatctcctccccctcactcccgaaACCGCattgactcctcgctgggctggaaTTCCATGAGCAGCAGCTACCACCTGGTACTTTACTCAAGTGACCATTATTATATGAATGCCTTGACAGTGTTGATAGACTATTCCTTCATGggaagcatcacagccaagcctaatCCTGCCCTCACGAATATCCTGTATTGTTTGCAGTATTCAGGAGCAGGAAGCTTAGATAATTTTCTCCTTCATGTAtgcggtcttaccgcatgagaaggattcacagccagctagggaatggaagaccagcaggaagagtagtacaaagaaggtagtgcaggggtcccatctggtcatccccctgcaaaacagatacactgttttgagtgctgttgagggagatgactcattagggcagagcaacagcagccaagttcatggcaccgtggctggctctgttgtacaggagggcataaaaaagagtgggagagcgatagtgataggggattcaatcataaggggaatagataggcgtttctgcggccgcaatcgagactccaggatggtatgttgcctccctggtgcaagggtcaaggatgtctccgagcgagtgcaggacattctgaaaagggagggagaacagccagttgtcgtggtgcacattggtaccaacgacataggtaaaaaaagggataaggtcctacgagacgaatttaaggagctaggagttaaattaaaaagtaggacctcaaaagtagtaatctcgggattgctaccagtgccacgtgcgagtcagagtcggaattgcaggatagcacagatgaatacgtggcttgagcagtggtgcagcagggagggattcaaattcgtggggcattggaacaggttctgggggaggtgggaccagtacaaaccggacagtctgcacctgggcaggaccggaaccaatgtcctagggggagtgtttgctagtgctgttggggaggagttaaactaatatggcagggggatgggaactaatacagggagacagagggaaacaaaaaggagacaaaaacaaaagacagaaaagagatgagtaaaagtggagggcagagaaaccaaaggcaagaaacaaaaagggccactgaatataaaagggctgcaggaggggtaaaaactaaaaatcatgatttaaaaactaggatgaaaacactctacctaaatgcacgcagcattagaaataaagtaaatgagttgaaggcataaatcattacaaatgggtatgatttggtggccattgcagagacatggttgcaaggtggccaggactgggaattaaacgtacaggggtatctgacgattcggaaagataggcaggaagggaagggaggtggggtagctctgttaataagggatgatatcagggcagttgtgagggatgatattggctccaatgaacaaaatgttgaatcattgtgggtggagattagagatagtaaggggaaaaagtcactggtcggcatagtttataggcccccaaataataacttcatggtggggcgggcaataatcaagggaataatggaggcatgtgaaaaaggaatggcagtagttatgggggattttaacctacatatcgattggtcaaatcaaatcgcagggggtagcctggaggaggaattcatagaatgcatacgggattgtttcttagaacagtatgtaacagagcctacaagggagcaagccattttggatctggtcctgtgtaacgagacagaaaaaataaacgatctcctcgtaaaagatccccccagaatgagtgatcacaatatggttgaatttgtaatacagattgaggatgaggaagttgtgtcagaaacgagcgtactatgcttaaacaaaggggtctacagtgggatgagggcagcgttggctaaagtagactggaaacaaagactaaacagtggcacaattgaggaacagtggaggacttttaaaggagctctttcataatgcgcaacaaaaatatatttcagtgaaaaagaagggcggcaagagaagagataaccagccgtggataaccaaggaaataaagaaaagtatcaaatcaaagaccaatgcgcataaggtggccaaggttagtgggaaactagaggattgggaagattttaagcaacagcaaagaatgactaaaaaagcaataaagaaagggaagatagattatgaaggtaaacttgcgcaaaacataaaaacagatagtaaaagcttttacagatatataaaacggaaaagagtgactaaagtaaatgttggtcccttagaagatgaaaagggggatttaataatgggaaatgtggaaatggctgagaccttaaacaattattttgcttccgtcttcacagtggaagacacaaaaaccatgccacaaattgctggtcataggaatgt
Coding sequences:
- the LOC139272688 gene encoding otoraplin-like; protein product: MAQLACCLFPLLYLGLTQVAKADYMDKLAEKKACADEECIYVISIGQVVDDYNAPDCRFLNLKEGQLMYIYSKLVRHGNGGEFWSGSIYSDDEYVDQVGMVAYFPSTMVNEQHVFQNKTVELPTTAIDFYCD